In Brevibacillus brevis, a genomic segment contains:
- a CDS encoding glycerophosphodiester phosphodiesterase family protein gives MNKRNSGPRKPIWKRKSLWILLFFVAFVYVNNSSLLEGPSGREPFLLAHRGMAQTFHMEGITNETCTAERIYPPEHPFLENTIPSMQAAFDAGADIVELDVQPTKDGKFAVFHDWTLGCRTNGEGVTRDFSLAELQKLDVGYNYTPDGGATYPFRGKGIGLMPSLDEVFSQFPAQPFLIHVKSNDPSEGVMLADYLQKLPAERLASLTVYGGDEPIATLHEKLPQMRVMSMATLKSCLIPYIAVGWSGYVPNACSHTQLHIPDKIAPLLWGWPNRFMERMDAQDTRVILVAGSGDVSSGFDTLEDLQRIPDGFSGGIWTNRIDRIAAAYKHGESSYFVPKSE, from the coding sequence ATGAATAAAAGAAATTCCGGGCCGCGCAAGCCCATATGGAAACGAAAATCCCTGTGGATCCTTCTCTTCTTTGTCGCATTTGTCTACGTCAACAACAGTTCGCTTCTCGAAGGTCCATCCGGCCGAGAACCGTTCTTGCTCGCACATCGGGGAATGGCGCAAACGTTTCATATGGAAGGAATCACCAACGAGACATGCACCGCTGAACGGATTTACCCACCCGAGCATCCGTTTCTGGAAAATACCATTCCGTCTATGCAAGCGGCATTCGATGCGGGCGCCGATATCGTCGAGCTGGACGTCCAACCGACGAAGGATGGCAAGTTCGCCGTCTTCCACGACTGGACACTCGGGTGTCGGACGAACGGCGAAGGTGTGACCCGCGACTTTTCCTTGGCCGAATTGCAAAAGCTGGACGTCGGGTACAACTATACCCCGGATGGAGGCGCTACCTATCCTTTTCGCGGGAAAGGCATCGGATTGATGCCGTCCCTGGATGAAGTCTTTTCGCAATTTCCCGCACAGCCGTTTTTGATTCACGTCAAGAGCAATGACCCGTCGGAAGGGGTAATGCTGGCCGACTACCTTCAAAAGCTTCCCGCAGAACGTCTGGCCTCCCTGACTGTATACGGCGGAGACGAGCCCATCGCTACCTTGCATGAAAAGCTGCCCCAGATGCGGGTCATGTCCATGGCGACATTGAAAAGCTGCCTCATACCTTACATCGCAGTGGGGTGGTCGGGGTACGTCCCCAACGCCTGCAGTCATACACAGCTGCACATCCCAGACAAAATCGCTCCGCTGCTTTGGGGTTGGCCGAACCGCTTCATGGAACGGATGGATGCCCAGGATACGCGCGTGATTCTCGTGGCAGGAAGCGGAGACGTATCCAGCGGCTTCGATACGCTGGAGGATCTTCAGCGCATCCCTGACGGGTTCTCCGGAGGGATCTGGACCAACCGCATCGATCGTATCGCGGCAGCATATAAACATGGGGAGAGCAGCTATTTTGTACCCAAATCAGAGTGA
- a CDS encoding alpha/beta hydrolase yields MGQLGFLPCNGAEIYYELAGAGETIVLLHGAPLDSRMWRPQMEALSQKYQVLRFDMRGMGQSLDPGIPFTLYEDLHSLLAQLGIESATFVGASFGCYAAVEYALAFPHQANGLVLLCPGGFAPPSASYQQRLQPFQEQFGMGNMKEAVEIILHIVLDGPDQERGRVQPHRQWLKEIYADIYRKAQPATMPKWLEPDPRSRLAEISVPTQVVIGELDHSDFLKAADTLVQTIPGAEQIRLPQSAHLPSIDNPDAVNQIIVDFLSSHTCTDK; encoded by the coding sequence ATGGGTCAACTAGGTTTTCTCCCTTGCAATGGGGCCGAGATTTATTACGAATTGGCAGGAGCCGGCGAAACGATCGTTCTTCTTCACGGAGCCCCACTGGACAGCCGTATGTGGAGGCCGCAAATGGAAGCGCTTTCTCAAAAGTACCAAGTCTTGCGCTTCGACATGAGAGGAATGGGACAGTCTCTCGATCCAGGAATTCCGTTTACCTTGTACGAAGATCTGCATTCCTTGCTCGCACAATTGGGGATTGAATCCGCCACTTTTGTCGGGGCGTCTTTCGGGTGCTACGCTGCCGTCGAATACGCTCTCGCTTTTCCCCATCAGGCGAATGGCCTCGTTCTCCTCTGTCCCGGAGGCTTTGCGCCTCCATCTGCGTCTTATCAGCAACGGTTGCAGCCATTCCAGGAACAATTCGGCATGGGAAATATGAAGGAAGCAGTGGAGATCATCCTGCACATCGTTTTGGACGGCCCCGATCAAGAGAGAGGACGAGTCCAACCCCATCGCCAATGGCTAAAAGAAATTTACGCGGATATTTATCGGAAGGCGCAACCCGCTACCATGCCGAAATGGCTGGAGCCGGATCCGCGAAGTCGCTTAGCCGAGATATCCGTTCCTACCCAGGTCGTAATCGGCGAGCTCGACCATTCCGATTTTCTGAAAGCCGCTGATACGCTGGTACAAACGATTCCTGGTGCGGAGCAGATTCGACTCCCACAATCCGCCCACTTGCCCAGCATCGATAATCCGGACGCAGTTAACCAAATCATCGTCGATTTTTTGTCTTCACATACCTGTACCGACAAGTAA
- a CDS encoding NUDIX hydrolase: protein MVDGRFPFQVGPTRAGNALGVVRLGGHREGKETGWQCAAREAYEEATLHITAIRPPATYWYATASSGYPALLEDTWPAAEIEPILVGRHLNRSQITPIYLAVSNDTPVPAHETKGLLLLAPADIARIVGKGMTLGQYLNAGGKAIMQEELPLHLRLEPFPHLKLLQWVLQKHPGILQ from the coding sequence ATGGTAGACGGCCGATTTCCTTTCCAGGTGGGACCTACACGGGCGGGCAATGCTCTTGGGGTCGTGCGTCTGGGGGGACATCGGGAAGGAAAGGAGACAGGATGGCAATGTGCGGCGCGTGAGGCGTACGAAGAAGCGACGCTTCATATCACAGCAATTCGGCCGCCTGCGACGTACTGGTACGCGACAGCGTCATCCGGCTATCCCGCATTGCTGGAGGACACTTGGCCCGCTGCGGAGATCGAGCCGATTCTGGTCGGCAGGCATTTGAATCGCAGTCAGATCACGCCGATCTATTTGGCTGTTTCGAACGACACTCCGGTACCCGCCCACGAAACGAAAGGGCTCCTGCTACTTGCCCCGGCAGACATTGCGAGGATCGTCGGGAAGGGCATGACGCTGGGCCAATATTTGAATGCGGGAGGAAAAGCAATCATGCAGGAAGAGCTGCCCCTGCATTTGCGGCTCGAACCATTCCCTCATCTGAAACTGCTTCAATGGGTATTGCAAAAACATCCGGGAATCCTCCAATAA